A portion of the Fibrobacterota bacterium genome contains these proteins:
- a CDS encoding NusG domain II-containing protein — protein MDAIILGVIAAAALWGFLAFRFSAAGKAVVFVGDARYGWYDLGGAVRRIDVPTRIGPVTLEIGAGSARVFHSPCPNQLCVHQGSVRRSHAELICMPARLLVLLEGGPGDPREKSIDAVTY, from the coding sequence TTGGACGCGATCATCCTCGGCGTCATCGCGGCAGCGGCCCTATGGGGATTCCTGGCGTTCCGCTTTTCGGCGGCCGGTAAGGCGGTGGTATTCGTGGGCGATGCCCGCTACGGCTGGTACGATCTCGGCGGCGCCGTCCGGCGCATCGATGTGCCCACGCGTATCGGCCCGGTTACCCTGGAGATCGGCGCGGGCTCGGCGCGCGTCTTCCATTCCCCTTGCCCCAATCAGCTATGCGTCCACCAAGGTTCCGTACGCCGCTCCCATGCGGAGCTCATCTGCATGCCCGCGCGCCTGCTCGTCCTCCTCGAAGGCGGGCCGGGGGACCCTCGCGAAAAATCCATCGATGCCGTCACCTACTGA
- a CDS encoding Gx transporter family protein — translation MPSPTEPNHPVALSGAAPGRPAPETFALALLIAASLQIMENLVPRLPLFPWMRMGLSYVVILPFLLSFGAEAACALFLARNAIALLYGGQPLTSFLIGTGAGCATLLTLGPAVAWGHRQKLIGILGASVALASAFNVTQLALVNLALIRHAGFYFQTGPILAWSLLSGAGVAFLIRFSEAELNDLLGHSPSAGGLRSAPLSPAPLLPFLGALAAMAAVFMVPWPAAQAIFLVVLLPMAPGRFAVLMQAWPFFFYLLWLHLFHTPGAYIWGPITREGASAFALYALRLANLMLLGRWAAPRFPWQWAARSRSPYLRGFLLCLPLLAGVFGPSLQFGRELIRGLMAGKRHGVLAPAFTAWRRKLEAAAAASENA, via the coding sequence ATGCCGTCACCTACTGAACCCAACCACCCCGTGGCGTTAAGCGGGGCCGCGCCCGGCCGTCCCGCGCCGGAAACCTTCGCCCTGGCCTTGCTGATCGCCGCCAGCCTTCAGATCATGGAGAATCTGGTCCCCCGGCTGCCCCTGTTTCCCTGGATGCGCATGGGGCTTTCCTACGTGGTCATCCTTCCCTTCCTGCTCTCCTTCGGCGCGGAAGCCGCTTGCGCCCTGTTCCTGGCGCGCAACGCCATCGCCCTTTTATACGGAGGCCAGCCTCTCACGTCCTTCCTGATCGGGACCGGGGCGGGTTGCGCCACCTTGTTGACCTTGGGCCCCGCCGTTGCCTGGGGCCATCGCCAAAAGCTGATCGGCATCCTCGGGGCCAGCGTGGCCCTGGCTTCGGCCTTCAACGTGACCCAACTCGCTTTGGTCAACTTGGCCCTGATCCGGCATGCGGGTTTCTACTTCCAGACCGGGCCCATCCTGGCCTGGTCCCTGCTTTCCGGCGCCGGGGTAGCCTTCCTGATCCGCTTTTCCGAAGCCGAGCTGAATGATTTGCTGGGCCACTCGCCCTCCGCCGGCGGATTACGATCCGCGCCGCTTTCGCCGGCCCCTCTCCTCCCCTTCCTGGGGGCGCTGGCTGCCATGGCCGCCGTCTTCATGGTTCCCTGGCCCGCCGCCCAAGCAATATTCCTGGTGGTTTTGCTGCCCATGGCGCCGGGCCGTTTCGCCGTACTCATGCAAGCCTGGCCGTTTTTCTTCTACCTCCTATGGCTGCACCTGTTCCATACGCCGGGAGCATACATATGGGGGCCGATTACCCGCGAAGGCGCATCCGCATTCGCGCTTTACGCGTTGCGCCTCGCCAACCTGATGCTGTTGGGACGTTGGGCCGCGCCGCGGTTCCCCTGGCAATGGGCCGCGCGCTCGCGATCGCCTTATCTGCGCGGCTTCCTCTTATGCCTGCCCTTGCTCGCGGGGGTCTTCGGGCCCAGCCTGCAATTCGGACGCGAATTGATCCGGGGGCTCATGGCGGGGAAAAGGCATGGGGTGTTGGCCCCTGCCTTTACGGCTTGGCGCCGTAAGCTCGAGGCGGCGGCCGCGGCCTCGGAAAACGCTTAG
- a CDS encoding aconitate hydratase — translation MEGIDIAAIYAGLDAKHAYARKTLGKPLTLAEKIIWSHLHDTNQPKMERGKSFALLRPDRVAMQDATAQMAILQFMQARRPKVAVPTTVHCDHLIIARDGATRDVEIANHDNKEVFDFLSSAARKYGMGFWKPGSGIIHQVVLENYAFPGGMMIGTDSHTPNAGGLGMMAVGVGGSDAVDVMVGMPWEVLYPKVTGVHLKGKLNGWTSGKDIILKLLEILTVKGGTNKIIEYFGKGVESLSCTAQATVTNMGAELGATCSLFPYHAAMGAYLSATRRADVADLADKYKAFLNPDPEVMANPQAFYDEVIEIDLDKLEPYVVGPHSPDKARPISKFKEEIEKEKYPERLSAALIGSCTNSSYEDVGRAAFVAKQALSKGAKAASQFFVSPGSEQVFDTTKRDGYLATLDQMGAVVMANACGPCIGQWQRKDLADGVPNSIITSFNRNFRGRNDGNNATLSFIGSPELVTAMALAGTIKFNPLTDTLSAPDGSAYKLQPPQADALPKNGYAFNDGGFVPPAQDGAAVEVKVAPDSQRLQLLEPFKAWDGKDIEGVLVLAKAAGKCTTDHISPAGKWLKFRGHLDKISDNMLLGATNAFATPNAGADGIGKGRNVLTGVTGKTYAQIARDYKAEGKGWVIFGEENYGEGSSREHAAMSPRFLGCKAVIAKSMARIHETNLKKQGLLPLKFANPADYDKVREDDRVSITGLTAFAPGKNLKVTLAHSDGTREDFEVTHTFNPEQIAWFKAGSALNLMS, via the coding sequence ATGGAAGGCATTGACATCGCAGCGATTTACGCCGGGCTGGACGCGAAGCACGCGTACGCGCGCAAGACCCTGGGCAAGCCCCTCACCCTAGCCGAAAAAATCATCTGGTCGCACCTGCACGATACGAACCAGCCCAAGATGGAACGCGGCAAGTCCTTCGCGCTGCTGCGCCCCGACCGCGTGGCCATGCAGGACGCCACCGCGCAGATGGCCATCCTCCAGTTCATGCAAGCGCGCCGGCCCAAGGTGGCGGTCCCCACCACGGTGCATTGCGATCACCTCATCATCGCCCGCGACGGCGCCACCCGCGACGTCGAGATCGCCAACCATGACAACAAGGAGGTCTTCGACTTCCTCAGTTCCGCGGCCCGGAAATACGGCATGGGTTTCTGGAAGCCAGGCTCCGGCATCATCCACCAGGTCGTACTCGAGAATTACGCCTTCCCCGGCGGCATGATGATCGGCACCGACAGCCACACCCCCAACGCCGGCGGCCTCGGCATGATGGCGGTGGGCGTGGGCGGCTCCGATGCCGTTGACGTGATGGTGGGGATGCCTTGGGAAGTGCTCTATCCCAAGGTTACGGGCGTCCACTTGAAAGGCAAGCTCAACGGCTGGACGTCGGGCAAGGACATCATCCTTAAGCTGCTCGAGATCCTCACGGTAAAGGGCGGGACCAATAAGATCATCGAGTACTTCGGCAAGGGCGTGGAAAGCTTGTCCTGCACGGCCCAAGCCACGGTGACCAACATGGGGGCCGAGCTGGGCGCCACCTGTTCGCTTTTCCCCTACCATGCCGCCATGGGCGCCTACTTGAGCGCCACCCGCCGCGCCGACGTCGCCGATCTTGCGGACAAGTACAAGGCCTTCCTCAATCCCGATCCCGAGGTCATGGCCAACCCGCAAGCCTTTTACGACGAGGTGATCGAGATCGATTTGGACAAGCTGGAGCCTTACGTGGTCGGGCCGCATAGCCCGGACAAGGCCCGTCCCATCTCCAAGTTCAAGGAAGAGATCGAAAAGGAGAAGTATCCCGAGCGCCTCTCCGCGGCCCTGATCGGATCCTGCACCAACTCCAGCTACGAGGACGTGGGCCGCGCAGCCTTCGTCGCTAAGCAGGCCCTTTCCAAGGGCGCCAAGGCCGCCTCGCAATTCTTCGTAAGCCCCGGCTCGGAACAGGTGTTCGATACCACGAAACGCGACGGTTACCTGGCCACCCTGGATCAGATGGGCGCCGTCGTGATGGCTAACGCCTGCGGCCCTTGCATCGGGCAATGGCAGCGCAAGGATCTCGCGGACGGCGTGCCCAATTCCATCATCACCTCTTTCAACCGCAATTTCCGCGGCCGCAACGACGGCAACAACGCCACGCTTTCCTTCATCGGTTCGCCCGAGCTCGTGACCGCGATGGCCTTGGCGGGCACCATCAAGTTCAACCCCCTGACGGATACGCTCTCCGCCCCGGACGGCTCGGCCTACAAGCTCCAGCCCCCCCAGGCCGATGCGCTCCCGAAGAACGGCTACGCCTTCAACGACGGCGGCTTCGTGCCCCCCGCCCAGGACGGCGCGGCCGTCGAAGTCAAGGTGGCGCCGGATAGCCAGCGTCTCCAGCTCCTGGAGCCTTTCAAGGCTTGGGACGGCAAGGATATCGAGGGCGTTCTGGTGCTGGCCAAGGCGGCCGGCAAGTGCACCACCGATCATATCTCGCCCGCCGGCAAGTGGCTCAAGTTCCGCGGGCACCTGGACAAGATCTCGGACAACATGTTGTTGGGCGCGACCAATGCCTTCGCCACGCCGAACGCGGGAGCGGACGGCATCGGTAAGGGCCGCAACGTGCTGACCGGCGTAACGGGCAAGACCTACGCGCAAATCGCCCGCGATTACAAGGCGGAAGGCAAAGGCTGGGTCATTTTCGGGGAGGAGAATTACGGCGAAGGCAGCTCGCGCGAGCATGCCGCCATGTCGCCGCGCTTTCTCGGCTGCAAGGCCGTGATCGCCAAGAGCATGGCCCGCATCCACGAGACCAACCTGAAGAAGCAAGGGCTGCTGCCGCTGAAGTTCGCCAACCCCGCCGACTACGATAAGGTACGCGAGGACGATCGCGTCAGCATCACCGGGCTTACCGCATTCGCCCCCGGCAAGAACCTGAAGGTCACCTTGGCCCACAGCGACGGGACCCGCGAGGACTTCGAAGTGACGCATACCTTCAATCCCGAGCAGATCGCCTGGTTCAAGGCGGGCAGCGCCTTGAACCTGATGAGCTAG
- a CDS encoding peptidase M3, which yields MIAKAIDSALNPLLAKLNREYLQAHFAKEDAFWKDKMGLTARVAGDFESKENRLQAWVSDPAYLPALRTELAKPDLSGDDRVGLQGWVRFFEVNAIENPDARALAERIVGMEGRLQEARGAMKLGYRDPISGETVPASSVRLGLMVRTAPDEALRKAAHRGLQSIEREVLDKGFLDIVRERNKLGRMLGYEDYYDYKVSRNEGFSKKILFGILGDLEARTRDACKAAIDALAKERGPSAREGWNLLYLTAGDVTAQMDPYFGFASALGRWGRSFTALGIKYRGATLTLDLLDRKGKYENGFMHGPVPGFVDGGKYLPARINFTANAIPGQVGSGHRATETLFHEGGHAAHFSNILMPSPCFAQEYAPTSVAFAETQSMFLDSFIETPDWLARYARDAAGGPMPLELIRSNISKKHPYKAFALRAMLTVCFAEKAIYEMPEASLTPDNVIKTLREIESGMQFLNEGTRPVLSVPHLLSGESSAYYHGYVLAEMAVHQTRRFFEKRDGYLVDNPAIGRDLAEHYWKPGNSLTFPEMIKGLTGQPFGAEATVEMVNKPLAEALAEAEKAFTRARDAVPGGKVDLDAVIRLAHGDEIIASNENGESFESIEKKFSEWLASGIPA from the coding sequence ATGATCGCCAAAGCCATCGATTCCGCCTTGAACCCCTTGCTCGCCAAGCTGAACCGGGAGTACCTGCAAGCCCATTTCGCCAAGGAGGACGCTTTCTGGAAGGATAAGATGGGGCTGACCGCGCGCGTGGCCGGGGACTTCGAAAGCAAGGAGAACCGGTTGCAGGCGTGGGTTTCCGATCCCGCCTATCTGCCCGCGCTGCGGACGGAATTGGCCAAGCCCGATCTCTCCGGGGATGATCGCGTGGGCCTCCAGGGTTGGGTCCGCTTCTTCGAGGTGAACGCCATCGAAAATCCCGATGCCCGGGCCCTGGCCGAACGGATCGTGGGGATGGAAGGCCGGCTGCAGGAGGCCCGCGGCGCCATGAAACTCGGCTATCGGGACCCCATCTCCGGGGAAACCGTGCCGGCCAGTTCGGTGCGGCTCGGCCTGATGGTGCGGACCGCGCCGGACGAAGCGCTACGCAAAGCGGCCCATCGCGGTCTGCAATCCATCGAACGCGAGGTGCTGGACAAGGGCTTCCTGGACATCGTGCGCGAAAGGAACAAGCTCGGGCGCATGCTCGGCTACGAGGACTATTACGATTACAAGGTCTCGCGCAACGAAGGCTTCTCCAAGAAAATCCTGTTCGGGATCCTGGGCGATCTGGAAGCTCGCACCCGCGATGCTTGCAAGGCCGCCATCGACGCGCTCGCGAAGGAACGCGGGCCTTCAGCGCGGGAAGGCTGGAACCTGCTCTACCTGACCGCCGGGGACGTGACCGCGCAGATGGATCCTTATTTCGGTTTCGCTTCGGCCCTGGGGCGTTGGGGTCGTTCCTTCACGGCGTTGGGCATCAAGTATCGCGGGGCGACCCTCACCTTGGATCTGCTTGATCGCAAGGGCAAATACGAAAACGGGTTCATGCACGGTCCCGTACCCGGCTTCGTCGACGGCGGGAAATACCTGCCGGCCCGCATCAACTTCACCGCCAACGCCATTCCCGGCCAAGTGGGCAGCGGCCACCGCGCCACCGAAACCCTTTTCCACGAAGGCGGCCACGCCGCCCACTTCAGCAACATCCTCATGCCCTCCCCCTGCTTCGCGCAAGAGTACGCGCCTACCTCGGTGGCCTTCGCCGAAACCCAGAGCATGTTCCTGGACAGCTTCATCGAAACCCCGGATTGGCTGGCTCGCTACGCACGCGACGCGGCGGGAGGCCCCATGCCGTTGGAGCTGATCCGCTCCAACATCTCAAAGAAGCATCCTTACAAGGCCTTCGCCCTTAGGGCCATGCTCACGGTTTGCTTCGCCGAGAAGGCCATTTACGAAATGCCCGAAGCATCCCTCACGCCGGACAACGTCATCAAGACCCTTCGCGAGATCGAATCGGGCATGCAGTTCCTGAACGAAGGCACGCGCCCGGTCTTGAGCGTGCCTCACCTGCTCTCGGGTGAATCTTCGGCGTATTACCACGGTTACGTCTTGGCGGAGATGGCCGTGCATCAGACCCGCCGATTTTTCGAGAAGCGTGACGGATATCTCGTAGACAACCCGGCCATCGGCCGCGACCTGGCGGAGCATTATTGGAAGCCGGGCAACTCCCTGACCTTCCCGGAAATGATCAAAGGCCTGACTGGCCAGCCTTTCGGGGCCGAAGCCACCGTCGAGATGGTGAACAAGCCCCTGGCCGAAGCCCTCGCCGAGGCGGAAAAGGCCTTCACGCGCGCGCGCGACGCCGTCCCCGGAGGGAAGGTAGACCTGGACGCCGTCATCCGCCTCGCGCACGGGGACGAGATCATCGCCAGCAACGAGAACGGCGAAAGCTTCGAATCGATCGAGAAGAAGTTCAGCGAATGGCTGGCGTCCGGGATCCCAGCTTGA
- the pyrE gene encoding orotate phosphoribosyltransferase: MENFKQSFIEFMLSAGALRFGDFTTKSGRKTPYFINTGAYVRASQAKRLGEFYARAIHAAFGREIDNLFGPAYKGIPLAVTAAIALNELYGHDVSYTFNRKEPKDHGEGGTLVGYNYASRPDPDKPCRVVIIEDVTTAGTSIRESLPLIALPGIEPTGLVVSVDRMERGKGNLPALKEIESEFGLKTTAIVTLEDIFSFLKSGAGEVHLELDPQLLKRMDAYRKEYGA, encoded by the coding sequence ATGGAAAACTTCAAGCAATCCTTCATCGAGTTCATGCTGTCGGCGGGGGCCTTGCGCTTCGGGGACTTCACCACCAAGAGCGGGCGCAAGACGCCTTACTTCATCAATACGGGAGCCTACGTGCGCGCCTCCCAGGCGAAAAGGCTGGGCGAATTCTACGCCCGCGCCATCCACGCCGCCTTCGGCCGCGAGATCGACAACCTGTTCGGGCCCGCCTATAAGGGAATCCCCCTGGCGGTTACCGCGGCTATCGCCTTGAACGAATTGTACGGGCACGATGTCAGCTACACTTTCAATCGCAAAGAGCCCAAGGATCACGGCGAAGGCGGAACCCTGGTCGGTTACAATTACGCTTCCCGCCCCGACCCGGACAAGCCCTGCCGCGTGGTGATTATCGAGGACGTAACGACCGCCGGAACCTCGATACGCGAAAGCCTGCCCCTGATCGCGTTGCCGGGTATCGAACCGACGGGCCTCGTGGTTTCCGTGGACCGCATGGAACGCGGCAAGGGGAACCTGCCCGCGCTCAAGGAAATCGAGTCCGAGTTCGGGCTCAAGACCACGGCCATCGTGACCCTGGAGGATATTTTCTCATTCCTCAAGAGCGGGGCCGGGGAAGTGCATTTGGAGCTTGATCCGCAATTGCTCAAGCGGATGGACGCCTACCGCAAGGAGTACGGGGCTTAG
- a CDS encoding STAS domain-containing protein, with amino-acid sequence MPVMDVILGDLNYTLGVGRANTFLRVAGNLAGGNAAKLHVILNRALAHASGKLIFSLQGCYSIDSAAMAALARQHQAFAEKAMEMVLVEVPAQIRAALEGSHLDSLFEIFPSLREAELKYGPVSISGL; translated from the coding sequence ATGCCCGTCATGGACGTCATCCTCGGAGATCTCAACTACACCCTCGGGGTGGGCCGCGCCAACACCTTCCTGCGCGTGGCGGGAAACCTGGCCGGCGGGAACGCCGCCAAGTTGCACGTGATCCTGAACCGGGCCCTGGCGCATGCGAGCGGCAAGCTGATCTTCAGCCTGCAGGGATGCTATTCCATCGACTCGGCGGCCATGGCCGCCCTCGCCCGCCAACATCAGGCCTTCGCGGAAAAGGCCATGGAAATGGTCCTCGTCGAGGTCCCCGCGCAGATCCGAGCCGCTTTGGAAGGCAGCCATCTCGACTCCCTCTTCGAAATCTTCCCGTCCCTCCGGGAAGCCGAATTGAAGTACGGCCCGGTCTCCATCAGCGGCCTTTAA
- a CDS encoding DUF4266 domain-containing protein, with product MNAFRLLLTALSGLTALATLSGCAMVHQKDREILSDPIMQRQEDGLESGLESHDMPRREGSTGGSSGSGGGCGC from the coding sequence ATGAATGCGTTCCGACTCCTGCTGACCGCGCTCTCGGGCTTGACCGCTCTCGCCACGCTTTCCGGATGCGCCATGGTGCATCAGAAGGACCGCGAAATCCTGAGCGATCCCATCATGCAGCGCCAGGAAGACGGCCTCGAAAGCGGCCTGGAAAGCCACGATATGCCCCGCCGGGAAGGGTCCACGGGCGGTTCGTCGGGAAGCGGAGGCGGATGCGGATGCTGA
- a CDS encoding DUF3570 domain-containing protein, translating into MLMRACLAAYLLAAALPCAAGEAGSRLELKDEYFWDKNKVWNQTPAFSLTQALSRIWSFGWEQEFDFVTGASRRLGMDKVGLTGDRDIDAVSGASKIEMRHSENPSLTYSEHGTIATGSLYYSHEDDYVSISPAASVSFDFNERNTTLGASYAEFFDDFKPTGAFAGLGGKKRITSVGATFAQSVTSLTLIGFTATLNRNWGFLGHPYNPPMNVLGDMMTEAVPNHKQGGALASQIVQGFHMGDRLGSLNLDYRRYQDDWGLKSNTLDAKLSQYFTETAYVRFRVRYYNQNGAVFAKEFYSGTEVYRTADIRWFPFTSWLGGIKISAAFPEDWEKSAFLPDRWDIKFDYTLRDTRGDKVAAQAAREPRSIRYQLYDPEEDYSQGVIMAGLVFDL; encoded by the coding sequence ATGCTGATGCGCGCCTGCCTGGCAGCCTATCTTCTGGCGGCGGCGCTGCCTTGCGCGGCCGGCGAGGCGGGAAGTCGCCTGGAACTCAAGGACGAATACTTCTGGGACAAGAATAAAGTCTGGAACCAGACCCCTGCCTTCTCCCTCACCCAGGCGCTATCCCGTATCTGGAGCTTCGGATGGGAACAGGAATTCGATTTCGTAACCGGCGCCTCCCGGCGGCTCGGGATGGATAAAGTGGGACTGACCGGCGATCGCGATATCGACGCCGTCTCAGGGGCCTCGAAGATCGAAATGCGGCATTCCGAAAACCCTTCGCTCACCTATTCCGAACACGGAACGATCGCCACCGGCTCGCTCTACTATAGCCACGAAGACGACTACGTATCGATCTCGCCGGCGGCCTCGGTATCGTTCGACTTCAACGAGCGCAATACCACCTTGGGCGCATCCTACGCCGAATTCTTCGATGACTTCAAACCCACCGGGGCCTTCGCGGGGCTGGGCGGAAAGAAACGCATCACCAGCGTCGGGGCGACCTTCGCGCAATCCGTCACCTCCCTGACCCTAATCGGATTCACGGCCACATTGAACCGCAATTGGGGATTCCTCGGGCATCCGTACAACCCTCCCATGAACGTGCTCGGGGACATGATGACCGAGGCGGTCCCGAACCACAAGCAGGGTGGCGCCTTAGCCTCCCAGATCGTCCAGGGTTTCCATATGGGCGATCGGCTGGGCTCGCTCAACCTTGATTACCGTCGCTATCAGGATGATTGGGGCCTGAAATCGAATACGCTCGATGCCAAGCTCAGCCAGTACTTCACCGAGACCGCGTACGTCCGGTTCCGGGTCCGCTATTACAACCAGAACGGGGCCGTATTCGCGAAAGAATTCTACTCCGGAACCGAGGTGTACCGTACCGCCGACATCCGTTGGTTCCCATTCACCTCCTGGCTGGGCGGCATCAAGATTTCGGCGGCCTTCCCCGAGGATTGGGAGAAATCCGCCTTCCTGCCCGATCGCTGGGATATCAAGTTCGACTACACCTTGCGGGACACGCGCGGGGACAAGGTAGCCGCCCAGGCCGCGAGGGAACCCCGCAGCATCCGCTATCAGCTATACGACCCGGAAGAAGACTATAGCCAAGGCGTTATCATGGCCGGACTGGTTTTCGATCTATGA
- a CDS encoding TIGR02147 family protein has product MNSVNAKDNAKQSLKGTGGLPDLLNYTNYRQFLKDYYLARKQADPRFSLRSLAMAARFPSHGLLQYLMDGERNLSKKTLVKLSLALGLDKERTQYFENLVFFNQAKTLEEKGFFYDKLVRSNGKSTFKKLDSSQLQAFRRWYTIAIREMLNLEGFRGNAAWITGRLLPPVQTYESEEALALLLETGLIKKTANGYKAADPDITTEDEVKSFLVKNYHAQMIRLAGWAQDEVAVAERDVSSVTFAIKESELPALKKQLQLMRKELRAFAAEPGTADRIVQVNMQMFPLTKAK; this is encoded by the coding sequence CTGAATTCCGTTAACGCTAAGGATAACGCGAAGCAATCCCTTAAGGGGACGGGAGGTTTACCCGACCTCCTGAATTACACCAACTACCGCCAATTCCTGAAAGACTATTACCTCGCCCGCAAGCAAGCGGACCCGAGGTTTTCCCTGCGTTCCCTCGCGATGGCGGCCCGCTTCCCCAGCCATGGCTTGTTGCAGTACCTGATGGACGGCGAACGTAACCTGAGCAAGAAGACCTTGGTCAAATTGTCCTTGGCCCTCGGTTTGGATAAGGAACGGACCCAGTATTTCGAGAACCTGGTATTCTTCAACCAAGCGAAAACCTTGGAGGAAAAAGGCTTCTTTTACGACAAACTGGTCCGCTCAAACGGGAAGTCCACTTTCAAGAAGCTGGATTCCTCGCAACTGCAAGCCTTCCGCCGTTGGTATACTATCGCTATACGGGAGATGTTGAACCTGGAGGGTTTCCGGGGGAACGCCGCCTGGATTACCGGGCGACTGCTTCCTCCCGTCCAGACCTACGAATCGGAAGAAGCCTTGGCCTTGTTGCTGGAAACCGGACTGATCAAGAAGACCGCGAACGGGTATAAAGCGGCTGATCCTGACATCACCACCGAGGACGAGGTGAAATCCTTCCTCGTCAAGAACTACCATGCCCAAATGATCCGCCTGGCCGGTTGGGCCCAGGACGAGGTGGCCGTGGCCGAGCGGGACGTTTCCTCGGTCACTTTCGCGATCAAGGAATCGGAGTTGCCGGCACTTAAGAAGCAATTGCAATTGATGCGTAAAGAGCTGCGCGCCTTCGCGGCCGAGCCCGGCACGGCGGATCGCATCGTACAGGTGAACATGCAGATGTTCCCTTTGACCAAGGCGAAGTAG